The Coregonus clupeaformis isolate EN_2021a chromosome 18, ASM2061545v1, whole genome shotgun sequence genome has a segment encoding these proteins:
- the LOC121530975 gene encoding C3a anaphylatoxin chemotactic receptor-like, giving the protein METFTLDTLSTTDYYYDDSIPLPNHSSFGQPSDPSDSSQGGWVILLVVNVVILLLGVFGNGVVIWIAGLKMKKTVNTTWYLSLAISDFIFCACLPFNIISMVTKEWILGLFMCKFTSFVMFLNMFSSIFLLVVISVDRYVLVVFPVWAQNQRTVRRASVVVVLAWAISVVLSIPSTVFRQVTTDGTTKCFNDYPYRNRHIIVAVSRFVSGFVLPLFIIIFCYSVIILRLRTNRMTRSSKPFRVLTALIAMFFISWLPYHVFIILESGASDQTSLTVIHEGLKISATLASANSCMNPFLYSFMGKDFKQKCWNSFLSTIENAFDEEERSSRSRRTSFSQADSKVHTNV; this is encoded by the coding sequence ATGGAAACATTCACATTAGACACATTATCAACGACTGACTATTATTATGATGATAGCATCCCCCTTCCAAATCATTCCTCATTTGGCCAACCATCGGATCCGTCAGACAGTTCACAAGGGGGCTGGGTCATTCTCCTTGTGGTCAATGTGGTTATCCTACTGCTTGGGGTTTTTGGGAATGGGGTGGTCATCTGGATCGCTGGTCTCAAGATGAAAAAGACTGTCAACACCACCTGGTACCTCAGCCTGGCCATCTCCGACTTCATATTCTGTGCCTGTCTCCCCTTCAACATAATCTCCATGGTAACAAAGGAGTGGATCTTAGGGCTCTTCATGTGCAAGTTCACCTCTTTTGTGATGTTCCTCAACATGTTCAGCAGCATCTTCCTCCTGGTCGTCATCAGTGTTGACCGTTATGTACTTGTCGTATTCCCAGTTTGGGCCCAGAACCAGCGAACTGTGAGGAGGGCCTCTGTAGTTGTGGTTCTTGCCTGGGCTATCTCTGTTGTACTGAGCATTCCCTCCACAGTGTTTCGTCAGGTAACCACAGATGGCACAACAAAGTGCTTTAATGATTACCCATACCGAAACCGTCACATAATTGTAGCTGTCAGTCGATTTGTCAGTGGCTTTGTGCTCCcactcttcatcatcatcttctgCTACTCTGTCATCATCCTGCGACTGAGGACCAACAGGATGACCAGGTCCTCCAAACCCTTCAGAGTCCTGACTGCACTGATAGCCATGTTTTTCATCAGCTGGCTTCCATACCATGTCTTCATCATTCTGGAATCTGGAGCCAGCGATCAAACTTCTCTAACTGTTATTCATGAAGGGCTAAAGATATCTGCGACTCTGGCTAGTGCAAACAGTTGCATGAACCCATTTCTGTATTCATTCATGGGCAAAGACTTCAAGCAGAAATGCTGGAACTCTTTCCTTTCTACGATTGAAAATGCTTTTGATGAGGAGGAACGCTCTTCAAGGAGTAGAAGGACCTCTTTCTCCCAGGCTGATTCAAAAGTTCATACAAATGTCTGA